One Alphaproteobacteria bacterium genomic region harbors:
- a CDS encoding TAXI family TRAP transporter solute-binding subunit — MRKIGMRLAMAAILAVVSIASIDRAGAKTLEGQGWRVNSGVVGVVSGGVDGTYLRIAADLAAVLDDDDILRVVPIIGKGSLQNMSDIMYLKGVDIGIVQADVMAYIKREHSLPGADTSIQYITKLYNEELHILARPEIAKIEDLAKHKVNIDVRGGGTGITMTLVFERLGIAIDPVTDDQALALDKLRRGEISALAYVTGKPAPFFRNIKKEEGLHFLSVPPSPALLETYLPSQLTADDYPALVSSGAPVSTVAVGSVMAVFNWPKNSDRYKKVARFVDAFFDKFDTFLQPPRHPKWKEVNLAAELPGWVRFAPATDWLKRNATVAAKANPEEMKAIFYRFIDERQRASGGPAMSSQQKEELFNQFEKWQATH, encoded by the coding sequence ATGCGGAAGATTGGAATGCGGCTGGCGATGGCGGCGATCCTCGCCGTCGTGTCGATCGCGTCGATCGATCGGGCCGGGGCGAAAACACTCGAAGGACAAGGCTGGCGCGTGAATTCGGGAGTGGTCGGCGTGGTGTCGGGGGGCGTCGATGGCACGTATTTGCGCATTGCCGCAGACCTCGCGGCCGTCCTCGATGATGACGACATTTTGCGGGTCGTCCCGATCATTGGAAAGGGCTCGCTCCAGAACATGTCGGACATCATGTACCTGAAGGGCGTCGATATCGGCATCGTGCAAGCAGACGTGATGGCCTACATCAAGCGCGAGCACAGCCTGCCCGGCGCCGATACCTCGATCCAGTACATCACTAAGCTATACAACGAAGAGCTTCACATCCTGGCGCGGCCCGAGATCGCAAAAATCGAGGACCTTGCCAAGCATAAGGTCAATATCGACGTCCGCGGCGGCGGAACCGGGATCACCATGACGCTCGTATTCGAACGCCTTGGCATTGCGATCGATCCCGTCACGGACGACCAGGCTCTTGCACTCGACAAATTGCGCCGCGGCGAAATTTCGGCACTCGCCTATGTGACCGGAAAGCCTGCACCTTTTTTCCGCAACATCAAAAAGGAAGAGGGGCTTCACTTTCTGAGCGTTCCGCCCTCTCCCGCGTTGCTCGAAACTTACCTTCCATCCCAACTTACCGCTGACGATTATCCGGCGCTGGTTAGCAGCGGTGCACCGGTCTCCACGGTCGCCGTCGGCTCGGTGATGGCGGTCTTCAACTGGCCAAAGAATTCGGATCGCTACAAGAAGGTCGCGCGCTTCGTGGATGCCTTCTTCGACAAGTTCGACACCTTTCTCCAGCCGCCTCGCCATCCGAAATGGAAGGAGGTCAATCTCGCGGCCGAATTGCCCGGATGGGTGCGATTTGCGCCTGCGACCGATTGGCTCAAGCGGAACGCGACGGTCGCGGCGAAGGCGAACCCGGAGGAAATGAAAGCCATTTTCTATCGCTTCATCGACGAACGCCAGCGCGCAAGCGGCGGCCCGGCAATGAGCTCGCAGCAAAAGGAAGAACTCTTTAACCAGTTCGAGAAATGGCAGGCGACCCACTAA